In the Kribbella sp. NBC_00482 genome, one interval contains:
- a CDS encoding SDR family oxidoreductase, translating to MDINNSVALVTGANRGLGRAFAQRLLDRGARKVYATARRPESVDLPGVEVLALDVTDPVSVRAAAAAAPDVSLLVNNAGIQTGTDLVTGSLDAIRLELETNMLGPLGLIREFAPALARNGGGAIVNVLSAMSWFGTGGGHAYHLSKGAAWAMTNSVRQELAEQGTIVTGVHLGLADTDMAAGWPVDKIVPSDLADAALDGVEAGSAEVLADQWSRDIKSRLSLSPEEFNAAMDRALAALTTA from the coding sequence ATGGACATCAACAACTCAGTTGCCCTTGTCACCGGAGCCAACCGCGGCTTGGGTCGCGCCTTCGCCCAGCGTCTCCTCGATCGGGGCGCACGCAAGGTCTACGCCACGGCTCGGCGTCCCGAGAGCGTGGACCTGCCCGGCGTGGAGGTGCTGGCCCTCGACGTCACCGACCCCGTGTCCGTGCGGGCAGCGGCCGCGGCGGCCCCCGACGTCTCGCTGCTGGTCAACAACGCGGGCATCCAGACGGGGACCGACCTCGTGACCGGTTCCTTGGACGCGATCCGGCTCGAGCTGGAGACCAACATGCTCGGCCCTCTGGGGCTGATCCGGGAGTTCGCACCGGCCCTCGCCAGGAACGGCGGGGGTGCGATCGTGAACGTCCTCTCCGCGATGTCGTGGTTCGGGACCGGCGGTGGCCACGCCTACCACCTGAGTAAGGGCGCCGCGTGGGCCATGACCAACAGCGTCCGTCAGGAGCTCGCAGAGCAGGGCACCATCGTGACGGGCGTCCACCTCGGCCTGGCAGACACCGACATGGCGGCCGGCTGGCCCGTGGACAAGATCGTGCCGTCGGACCTGGCGGACGCTGCGCTCGACGGGGTCGAGGCGGGCTCCGCCGAGGTCCTCGCCGACCAGTGGAGCAGAGACATCAAATCGCGGTTGTCGCTGTCGCCCGAAGAATTCAACGCCGCGATGGACCGCGCCCTGGCAGCGCTGACAACCGCCTGA
- a CDS encoding class I SAM-dependent methyltransferase, whose protein sequence is MRQRRTRRSYAERRGVVVSLYALIHLPLDEQQQLLARIATWLRPGGCFLCTTGHTAWTGTDDNWLDGGAPMWWSHTDTATYRSWMSDAGLVVDTESFVPEGSGGHTLFWTHRLSGT, encoded by the coding sequence ATGCGGCAGCGGCGTACCCGTCGCTCATACGCTGAGCGCCGCGGGGTCGTCGTCTCGCTCTACGCGCTGATCCACCTGCCGCTGGACGAACAGCAGCAACTCCTCGCGCGGATCGCCACGTGGCTCCGACCCGGCGGGTGCTTCCTCTGTACGACGGGCCACACCGCCTGGACCGGCACCGACGACAACTGGCTGGACGGCGGCGCCCCCATGTGGTGGAGCCACACCGACACAGCGACGTACCGCAGCTGGATGTCCGACGCCGGTCTGGTCGTAGACACCGAATCCTTCGTCCCCGAAGGCTCAGGCGGCCACACGCTCTTCTGGACGCACCGGCTTTCCGGAACATAA
- the def gene encoding peptide deformylase, translating into MPTYILGRPNRRLPELTDEVRRGKPLRITEYGEEILHRPCRPVTEYGDARWGGLIDDMFTTMWIAEGCGLAANQVDVDAQLFVYDLTDEYGDRHVGHAFNPRVETTPALIGTQLGTEGCLSVPGANAPLDRPARATLHAYDVDGRPFTLESTGYFARCLIHETQHLGGTVYVDHLSPTLRAQTLSRSTDQRPSVLARRASRENQLAAVR; encoded by the coding sequence ATGCCGACGTACATCCTGGGCCGCCCGAACCGTCGCCTGCCCGAGCTGACGGACGAGGTACGACGCGGCAAGCCGCTGCGCATCACGGAGTACGGCGAGGAAATCCTGCATCGCCCGTGCCGGCCGGTGACCGAGTACGGCGACGCGCGCTGGGGCGGGCTGATCGACGACATGTTCACGACGATGTGGATCGCCGAGGGCTGTGGGCTGGCGGCGAACCAGGTGGATGTCGACGCGCAGCTCTTCGTCTACGACCTCACCGACGAGTACGGCGACCGCCACGTCGGGCACGCGTTCAACCCGCGCGTCGAGACCACGCCTGCCCTGATCGGCACGCAGCTCGGCACCGAAGGCTGCCTGTCCGTACCCGGCGCCAACGCCCCACTGGACCGCCCTGCCCGCGCCACACTGCACGCGTACGACGTCGACGGCCGCCCGTTCACGCTCGAATCCACCGGCTACTTCGCCCGCTGCCTCATCCACGAAACCCAGCACCTCGGCGGCACGGTCTACGTCGACCACCTCTCCCCCACCCTGCGCGCCCAGACCCTGAGCCGATCGACCGACCAACGCCCGTCGGTCCTCGCCCGTCGCGCCAGCCGAGAGAATCAACTCGCCGCGGTTCGCTGA
- a CDS encoding GNAT family N-acetyltransferase has protein sequence MKTARLDLVALDLDRDLGALHAMFSDAEWARGGYMTPTASVDESRERLVQEFGDNGGWTWVLRVRPDEDAAGVIGVFSDQGSSIRGMSWYLRRERWGTGLMSEAARAVTDHLLQQPSITGVEAWIDSRNVRSIGVARHAGLDLVGRLPRTQYGEIAQSVVMGRAAGPSDPVTFGASPVLDVHDVAGTARLLCELLGLHVRFQFDDFVHLGLTEWNGQSGLEVRRATGDISPATVTVDVGVLVDPLYDAALAAGLVQSTPPEDTPWSRRTFTLVLSEGHRVTISGPLSGA, from the coding sequence TTGAAGACAGCCCGACTCGATCTCGTGGCCCTCGATCTCGACCGGGATCTCGGCGCGCTGCACGCGATGTTCTCGGATGCGGAGTGGGCGCGGGGCGGATACATGACGCCGACCGCGTCCGTCGACGAGTCGCGGGAGCGGTTGGTGCAGGAGTTCGGGGACAACGGCGGGTGGACCTGGGTACTGCGGGTGCGGCCGGACGAGGACGCGGCGGGGGTGATCGGCGTGTTCTCGGATCAGGGCAGCTCGATCCGGGGCATGAGCTGGTACCTGAGACGGGAGCGCTGGGGCACGGGGCTGATGAGCGAGGCCGCGCGTGCCGTGACCGACCACCTCCTGCAGCAGCCGTCGATCACCGGGGTCGAGGCGTGGATCGACTCGCGCAACGTACGGTCGATCGGTGTCGCGCGGCACGCCGGTCTGGACCTCGTCGGCCGGTTGCCGCGTACGCAGTACGGCGAGATCGCGCAGTCGGTCGTGATGGGCCGCGCCGCTGGGCCGAGCGACCCCGTGACATTCGGGGCCTCCCCGGTCCTCGACGTGCACGACGTCGCTGGAACGGCGCGTCTCCTGTGCGAGCTGTTGGGACTCCACGTCCGCTTCCAGTTCGACGACTTCGTACATCTCGGGCTCACCGAGTGGAACGGTCAGAGCGGTCTCGAAGTACGGCGTGCGACGGGCGACATCTCCCCCGCCACGGTCACCGTCGATGTCGGCGTACTCGTCGATCCCCTGTACGACGCCGCGCTCGCCGCCGGCCTGGTCCAGTCGACGCCACCCGAGGACACACCATGGTCCCGCCGCACGTTCACCCTGGTCCTGTCCGAGGGGCACCGCGTGACGATCTCGGGGCCGCTCAGCGGAGCCTGA
- a CDS encoding DNA glycosylase AlkZ-like family protein, which produces MRIVTREQAIAYRLRVNNLVERLPTGSHEAAAYVGLQDTAPRDALLGLHARMAGCSPADWEHPSLIQTYSPRAAVYVLPVRDFGVFTLGRMPLESGRIDVLADNVCETLGGQERRRGAGIDGLREACASGRIALRWNTTSLWVREVPRPEIDVAEARLELCRRHVHCFGPTTAKVYAWWAGMSPADARVVWDQLADELIEVDFDGVPGWVLRDDADLLWSAEAPRGVRLLAAPDLRLFGRDRDGRFIAPGLRALTAAADSFHPNGLMVDGRIVGAWGRTGGRVDVVLSEELSREQYDDLCAEVASLPVRDPRLSVR; this is translated from the coding sequence ATGCGGATTGTTACGCGGGAGCAGGCCATTGCCTACCGGCTGCGGGTCAACAACCTGGTCGAGAGACTGCCGACCGGCTCACACGAAGCGGCGGCGTACGTCGGGTTGCAGGACACCGCGCCGCGGGACGCGTTGCTCGGACTGCATGCGCGGATGGCGGGGTGTTCGCCGGCGGACTGGGAGCACCCGTCGCTGATCCAGACGTACAGTCCGCGGGCGGCCGTGTACGTGTTGCCGGTGCGGGACTTCGGGGTGTTCACGCTGGGCCGGATGCCGCTGGAATCTGGGCGGATCGACGTACTCGCGGACAACGTGTGCGAGACGCTCGGCGGGCAGGAGCGACGACGCGGAGCCGGGATTGATGGGCTGCGTGAGGCGTGTGCGAGTGGGCGGATCGCGCTGCGGTGGAACACGACGTCGCTGTGGGTGCGTGAGGTTCCGCGACCGGAGATCGACGTCGCCGAGGCGCGGCTGGAGCTCTGCCGGCGGCACGTTCATTGCTTCGGGCCGACCACGGCGAAGGTGTACGCGTGGTGGGCCGGGATGTCACCGGCCGATGCGCGCGTGGTGTGGGATCAGTTGGCCGACGAGCTGATCGAGGTCGACTTCGACGGCGTACCCGGCTGGGTACTTCGGGACGACGCGGACCTTCTGTGGTCGGCGGAGGCGCCGCGTGGGGTGCGGTTGCTGGCGGCACCGGACTTGCGGTTGTTCGGTCGCGACCGCGACGGCCGGTTCATCGCGCCCGGTCTGCGGGCCCTGACGGCGGCGGCCGATTCCTTTCATCCGAACGGGTTGATGGTCGACGGGCGGATCGTCGGCGCGTGGGGACGCACGGGAGGCCGCGTCGACGTGGTGCTGTCGGAGGAGCTCAGCCGGGAGCAGTACGACGACCTGTGCGCGGAGGTTGCGAGCCTGCCGGTGCGGGATCCGCGGCTCTCAGTCCGCTGA
- a CDS encoding nucleotidyltransferase domain-containing protein, whose product MVTEAARWRRQMVRPVLDWYAAVEGVDAVMLGGSTARGDADRWSDVEVGVFWRRPPTTAERLAVAGAADVRLVNIDGPPWDDQLHLGELMVEVAHTLTQTVENALDELLNGKPDGEVMQLAQGIIDGREVIGPRAELVAGWRERVATYPRGLALAVVRYNGNIEKFWRWQMFFERDNPLLVAREFVRMTNQLLNVLYALNGRYSGHVLAFKRLDALDLPLAPPSLATRLRAVFDRPAPEGAQTLHDLIEETFDLVEHDLPEVDVDRLRATFRSDRKPVESAD is encoded by the coding sequence ATGGTCACCGAGGCGGCACGCTGGCGACGGCAGATGGTGCGGCCCGTTCTCGACTGGTACGCCGCTGTGGAAGGCGTCGACGCGGTGATGCTGGGTGGGTCGACCGCCCGCGGGGACGCGGATCGATGGTCGGATGTCGAGGTCGGCGTGTTCTGGCGACGGCCGCCGACGACTGCCGAGCGTCTCGCGGTCGCTGGGGCTGCTGACGTTCGGTTGGTGAACATCGACGGCCCGCCGTGGGACGACCAGCTGCACCTGGGCGAGCTGATGGTCGAGGTCGCGCATACCTTGACGCAGACGGTCGAGAACGCCTTGGACGAGTTGCTGAACGGCAAGCCCGATGGCGAGGTCATGCAACTGGCGCAGGGCATCATCGACGGCCGCGAGGTGATCGGCCCGCGGGCGGAGCTCGTCGCAGGCTGGCGGGAGCGCGTGGCGACGTACCCGCGTGGGTTGGCGCTCGCCGTCGTCCGGTACAACGGGAACATCGAGAAGTTCTGGCGCTGGCAGATGTTCTTCGAGCGCGACAACCCGCTGCTGGTCGCGCGTGAGTTCGTGCGGATGACCAACCAGCTGCTCAACGTCCTCTACGCCCTCAACGGCCGGTACAGCGGTCACGTGCTGGCCTTCAAACGCCTCGATGCGCTCGACCTCCCACTGGCACCACCGTCCCTCGCCACCCGCCTCCGCGCGGTCTTCGACCGACCCGCCCCCGAAGGCGCGCAGACGCTGCACGATCTCATCGAGGAAACCTTCGACCTCGTCGAGCACGACCTGCCCGAGGTCGACGTCGACCGCCTGCGCGCCACCTTCCGCAGCGATCGCAAGCCTGTCGAGTCAGCGGACTGA
- a CDS encoding YchJ family protein, whose protein sequence is MPVPTCPCGQDLPYAACCGRLHRGEATATTAEQLMRSRYAAFAMHDAAYLRRTWSLTTRPATIDFTPGQKWTGLEIVGTTGGSPFHSEGTVEFHAHYTRNGNPGTQSENSTFTREAGEWVYVAAL, encoded by the coding sequence ATGCCAGTCCCCACCTGCCCCTGTGGACAAGACCTGCCGTACGCCGCCTGCTGCGGCCGCCTGCACCGCGGCGAAGCGACGGCCACCACCGCGGAGCAGTTGATGCGGTCCAGGTACGCCGCCTTCGCGATGCACGATGCGGCGTACCTGCGCCGAACCTGGTCCCTCACCACCCGCCCAGCCACCATCGACTTCACACCGGGCCAGAAATGGACCGGCCTGGAAATCGTCGGCACCACCGGCGGCAGCCCGTTCCACAGCGAAGGAACCGTCGAGTTCCACGCCCACTACACCAGAAACGGCAACCCAGGCACCCAATCCGAAAACAGCACCTTCACCCGCGAAGCCGGCGAATGGGTCTACGTCGCCGCCCTCTGA
- a CDS encoding YbhB/YbcL family Raf kinase inhibitor-like protein → MSLDRPVAPDPYKLLPEAGSFTVTSTDVADGKPLADDHAFAGGNTSPQLSWSGFPAETKAFVVTCYDPDAPIVSGFWHWVLVNLPATVTELPTGAGTTERLDNGAFHVRNDFGTKSFGGAAPPAGDQVHRYYFVVHAIDVEALDVDADATPAVVSFNLAFHTLARAILTPTYQITE, encoded by the coding sequence ATGTCGCTCGATCGTCCCGTCGCACCGGACCCGTACAAACTCCTCCCGGAGGCCGGTTCGTTCACCGTCACCAGCACCGACGTCGCCGACGGCAAGCCGCTGGCCGACGACCACGCGTTCGCGGGCGGCAACACGTCGCCGCAGCTCAGCTGGTCCGGGTTCCCGGCGGAGACCAAGGCCTTCGTCGTGACCTGCTACGACCCCGACGCCCCGATCGTCTCCGGCTTCTGGCACTGGGTCCTGGTCAACCTCCCGGCCACCGTCACCGAACTCCCCACCGGCGCCGGCACCACCGAACGCCTCGACAACGGCGCGTTCCACGTCCGCAACGACTTCGGCACCAAGTCCTTCGGCGGCGCCGCCCCACCCGCAGGCGACCAGGTCCACCGCTACTACTTCGTCGTCCACGCCATCGACGTAGAAGCCCTGGACGTCGACGCGGACGCCACCCCCGCAGTAGTCAGCTTCAACCTGGCCTTCCACACCTTGGCCCGAGCCATCCTCACCCCGACCTACCAGATCACCGAGTAG
- the cobT gene encoding nicotinate-nucleotide--dimethylbenzimidazole phosphoribosyltransferase encodes MEDAMDGALEGYLERIAPADSGAMRAAEERHAQLTKPAGSLGVLEELSVRVAGMTGTQAVPAPAVVSVFAADHGVHAQNVSPWPQEVTAAMLANFAAGGAAVNAFAKNNGVDVRVVDVGVATPVEQLDILHAKVRPGTRDLSQTDALTEDEARAALAVGFDLAEQLVQDGYRCLLTGDMGIANTTASAALIATFTGATADAVTGRGTGIDDAALAHKTSVVRDALALHAVPPTEPLKALQAYGGLEHAALAGYLLGAAANKVPVILDGVIAGAAALVAQAFHPAVIDYCIAGHRSAEPGHAVALKQLGLQPLVDLDLRLGEGTGAVLAYPILTCAVRALAEMATFEDAGITS; translated from the coding sequence ATGGAGGACGCGATGGACGGCGCGCTGGAGGGGTACCTGGAGCGGATCGCTCCGGCGGATTCCGGAGCGATGCGGGCGGCCGAGGAGCGGCATGCGCAGCTGACGAAGCCGGCTGGGTCGCTCGGTGTGCTCGAGGAGCTGTCGGTTCGGGTGGCCGGGATGACCGGAACGCAGGCAGTGCCGGCCCCGGCCGTGGTGTCGGTGTTCGCGGCCGATCACGGCGTCCATGCGCAGAACGTCTCCCCGTGGCCGCAGGAAGTGACCGCCGCGATGCTGGCGAACTTCGCTGCCGGCGGCGCCGCGGTCAACGCGTTCGCCAAGAACAACGGTGTCGACGTTCGCGTGGTCGACGTCGGCGTCGCCACCCCGGTCGAGCAGCTGGACATCCTGCACGCGAAGGTCCGCCCGGGCACCCGCGACCTCTCGCAGACCGACGCGCTGACCGAGGACGAGGCGCGGGCAGCGCTAGCCGTCGGGTTCGACCTCGCTGAGCAGCTCGTCCAAGACGGGTACCGCTGCCTGCTGACCGGCGACATGGGCATCGCCAACACGACCGCCTCGGCAGCCCTGATCGCGACCTTCACAGGCGCGACCGCCGACGCCGTGACGGGTCGCGGGACCGGTATCGACGACGCGGCGCTCGCCCACAAGACAAGCGTCGTACGGGATGCTCTCGCGCTCCACGCCGTACCGCCGACCGAGCCGCTCAAAGCTCTGCAGGCGTACGGCGGTCTGGAGCATGCGGCCCTCGCCGGGTACCTCCTCGGCGCCGCGGCCAACAAGGTCCCGGTGATCCTGGACGGTGTGATCGCCGGGGCGGCCGCACTGGTGGCGCAGGCGTTCCACCCGGCCGTCATCGACTACTGCATCGCCGGGCACCGGTCCGCCGAGCCCGGGCACGCAGTCGCGCTCAAGCAGCTCGGCCTGCAGCCGCTGGTGGACCTGGACCTGCGGCTCGGTGAGGGGACCGGCGCGGTGCTCGCGTACCCGATCCTGACCTGCGCGGTCCGGGCGCTCGCCGAGATGGCCACGTTCGAGGACGCGGGGATCACTTCGTGA
- the cobA gene encoding uroporphyrinogen-III C-methyltransferase, with the protein MTNQYLSGLVLEGRRVVVVGGGGVAQRRLPRLLESGARIDLVSPSITPTIEGLLGNPALTWIERGYAAGDLDGAWYVVVATDDAAVNDQVSAEAEERRIFCVRSDDRSRATAWTPASGQHDNVTIGVLGGGDHRRSAAVRDSILEGLRTGELAAREVDRRPGVYLVGGGPGDPDLITVRGRRLLAEADVVVADRLAPQQLLDELHPDVELFDAAKLPRGRAAQQEEINRILVERGQQGKVVVRLKGGDPYVFGRGFEEALACAAAGVPWTVVPGITSSISVPAVSGIPVTHRGVTHEFTVVSGHIPPSHPDSLVNWDALAQMHGTLVLLMAVENLPAIASRLIEGGRAAETPAAAIADGTLPGQRMVTSNLAGIAQAMADEGVGAPAIVVIGNVVDVAGQA; encoded by the coding sequence GTGACGAACCAGTACTTGTCCGGTCTCGTCCTCGAAGGACGGCGCGTGGTCGTCGTCGGCGGTGGCGGTGTCGCCCAGCGGCGGTTGCCGCGGCTGCTCGAGTCCGGGGCGCGGATCGACCTCGTGTCGCCGTCGATCACGCCGACGATCGAGGGGCTGCTCGGCAACCCGGCGCTGACCTGGATCGAGCGCGGGTACGCCGCCGGCGACCTGGACGGAGCCTGGTACGTCGTGGTCGCGACGGATGATGCCGCGGTCAACGATCAGGTGTCGGCCGAGGCGGAGGAACGGCGGATCTTCTGCGTACGATCCGACGACCGGTCCCGTGCGACCGCCTGGACGCCGGCGTCGGGGCAGCACGACAACGTGACGATCGGTGTGCTCGGCGGTGGCGATCACCGGCGGTCGGCCGCCGTACGGGACTCGATCCTCGAGGGGCTGCGGACCGGTGAGCTGGCGGCGCGGGAGGTGGACCGGCGGCCCGGGGTGTACCTCGTTGGTGGCGGGCCGGGCGATCCGGATCTGATCACGGTCCGCGGGCGGCGGTTGCTGGCCGAGGCGGATGTGGTGGTCGCGGATCGGTTGGCGCCGCAGCAGTTGCTGGATGAGCTGCATCCTGATGTGGAGCTGTTCGATGCGGCGAAACTGCCGCGCGGTCGGGCCGCACAGCAGGAGGAGATCAACCGGATCCTGGTGGAGCGCGGGCAGCAGGGGAAGGTCGTCGTACGGCTCAAGGGTGGGGATCCGTACGTCTTCGGGCGCGGGTTCGAGGAGGCGCTGGCCTGTGCGGCGGCTGGGGTGCCTTGGACGGTCGTGCCGGGGATCACGAGCTCGATCTCGGTGCCGGCGGTTTCCGGGATTCCTGTGACGCATCGTGGGGTGACGCACGAGTTCACGGTGGTGTCGGGGCACATTCCGCCGTCGCATCCGGATTCGCTGGTGAACTGGGATGCGTTGGCTCAGATGCACGGGACGTTGGTTTTGCTGATGGCGGTCGAGAATCTGCCCGCTATCGCGTCCCGGTTGATCGAGGGTGGTCGCGCGGCGGAGACGCCGGCGGCGGCGATTGCCGACGGCACCCTTCCTGGGCAGCGGATGGTGACGTCGAATCTTGCCGGGATCGCACAGGCGATGGCGGACGAGGGCGTCGGCGCACCGGCGATCGTTGTCATCGGCAACGTGGTGGACGTGGCAGGTCAGGCGTGA
- a CDS encoding TrmH family RNA methyltransferase, with protein MSLDSIADASDERLSDYVRLREVSLRRLIEEEHGLFIAEGDKVIRRAADAGYEPRSFLLAPRWLDSLQDVLEKWPGKPVYVVSEELAEQVTGFHVHRGALASYKRQPAVPLPDLLTDDVRRIAIFDEIVDHTNVGAGFRAAAALGVGLVLVTPTCADPLYRRSIKVSMGTVFQVPWTRLQDWPGDLRHLQDNGYVAAAMALADDSITLDELADRKDDKLALIFGTEGHGLKPHVLEQADLTVRIPMAGGVDSLNVASSAAVAFYATRS; from the coding sequence GTGAGTCTGGATTCGATCGCGGACGCCTCGGACGAACGGCTTTCCGACTATGTTCGGTTGCGGGAGGTCAGTCTTCGGCGGCTCATCGAAGAAGAGCACGGGCTGTTCATTGCCGAGGGCGACAAGGTGATTCGCCGGGCGGCGGACGCCGGGTACGAGCCGCGGTCGTTCCTGCTCGCACCGCGCTGGCTCGACTCGTTGCAGGACGTGCTGGAGAAATGGCCGGGCAAGCCGGTGTACGTCGTCTCGGAGGAGTTGGCCGAGCAGGTCACCGGGTTCCACGTGCACCGCGGCGCGCTGGCGTCGTACAAGCGGCAGCCCGCCGTACCGCTGCCGGACCTGCTCACCGACGACGTACGGCGGATCGCGATCTTCGACGAGATCGTTGATCACACCAACGTCGGAGCCGGGTTTCGCGCCGCGGCCGCGCTCGGCGTCGGGCTGGTCCTGGTGACGCCGACGTGCGCCGACCCGCTGTACCGGCGTTCGATCAAGGTGTCGATGGGCACCGTCTTCCAGGTCCCGTGGACCCGCCTGCAGGACTGGCCCGGCGACCTGCGGCACCTGCAGGACAACGGGTACGTCGCGGCCGCGATGGCGCTCGCCGACGACTCGATCACGCTCGACGAGCTCGCGGACCGCAAGGACGACAAGCTCGCACTGATCTTCGGCACCGAAGGCCACGGCCTCAAACCGCACGTGCTCGAACAAGCAGACCTGACCGTACGTATCCCGATGGCGGGCGGCGTCGACTCCCTCAACGTGGCATCCTCAGCAGCAGTAGCGTTCTACGCCACTCGAAGCTGA
- a CDS encoding GNAT family N-acetyltransferase — protein MRTTERLVLRPFRDSDLEPWAALNADPDVTQYLGPPLSREDSDRTAWAINASYEAQGFGFLAVERRSDGVFLGACGLSKEKWYPDDLEIGWRLAREHWGHGYATEAAASWLDHAFGEAELARVIAVTDTPNVRSIAVMRRLGMSFDHEAVLEDDGVPFDATIYSLKAGEWRK, from the coding sequence GTGCGTACGACGGAACGCCTGGTACTGCGCCCGTTCCGCGATTCCGACCTGGAGCCGTGGGCCGCGCTGAACGCGGACCCCGACGTCACGCAGTACCTCGGACCGCCGCTCAGCCGCGAGGACTCGGACCGGACCGCCTGGGCGATCAACGCGTCCTACGAAGCGCAGGGGTTCGGCTTCCTGGCGGTCGAGCGACGCTCGGACGGCGTGTTCCTCGGCGCCTGCGGACTGAGCAAGGAGAAGTGGTACCCGGACGACCTCGAGATCGGGTGGCGGCTGGCGCGGGAGCACTGGGGCCACGGGTACGCGACCGAGGCGGCGGCGTCGTGGCTCGACCATGCGTTCGGTGAAGCCGAGCTGGCACGGGTAATTGCGGTGACCGACACTCCGAACGTCCGTAGCATCGCCGTCATGCGCCGGCTCGGGATGAGCTTCGACCACGAGGCGGTGCTGGAGGACGATGGCGTACCGTTCGACGCCACGATCTACTCACTCAAGGCGGGGGAATGGCGAAAGTAG
- a CDS encoding phosphotransferase-like protein — protein MAKVVLITGMQAAGKSTIAPLLAARMGPPAATLDGDVFFRGVVAGAEVMTPDPSAEAVRQLELRYDASALVAQHYADAGFDFVCSDIILGEDVERWFSRLHGVDPYLVVLVPSVESIVEREIGRGGANSYRDWGTSLEDGVRALQAGLDDIPRRGLWLDTTGQTAAETVDGIDLEKARW, from the coding sequence ATGGCGAAAGTAGTCCTGATCACAGGGATGCAGGCCGCGGGGAAGTCGACGATCGCGCCGCTGCTCGCCGCGCGGATGGGGCCGCCGGCCGCGACGCTCGACGGGGACGTGTTCTTCCGCGGCGTGGTCGCGGGCGCCGAGGTCATGACGCCGGATCCGTCGGCGGAGGCCGTGCGGCAACTGGAACTCCGGTACGACGCCAGCGCCTTGGTCGCGCAGCACTACGCCGACGCCGGGTTCGACTTCGTCTGCAGCGACATCATCCTGGGCGAAGATGTCGAGCGCTGGTTCTCCCGGCTGCACGGCGTCGACCCGTACCTCGTCGTACTCGTCCCGTCGGTCGAGTCGATCGTCGAGCGGGAGATCGGCCGCGGCGGCGCCAACTCGTACCGCGACTGGGGCACCTCGCTCGAGGACGGCGTACGCGCACTGCAGGCCGGCCTCGACGACATCCCGCGCCGAGGCCTCTGGCTCGACACCACCGGACAGACCGCGGCCGAAACCGTCGACGGGATCGACCTGGAGAAGGCCCGCTGGTAG
- the def gene encoding peptide deformylase has protein sequence MSTLPGNGSVRPITRWGTDVMHRVNQPVTDFGDELQTLVADMVATMNAAEGVGLAANQVGVDLQLFVFDCPDKEGKRVQGVVCNPTLEVPEGKDRNLDEGDEGCLSLPGAFTKCARPDFAKVTGVDQHGKPVSFEGDGLLARCLQHETDHTQGMVFGDRLSRKYKKRLFAEAEEFAPDYPTDWPVTPMVEHEDEHEDTPAT, from the coding sequence ATGTCTACGTTGCCTGGGAATGGTTCGGTGCGGCCTATTACGCGTTGGGGTACCGACGTGATGCATCGGGTCAATCAGCCTGTCACCGATTTCGGGGACGAACTGCAGACGCTGGTCGCCGACATGGTCGCGACGATGAACGCGGCCGAAGGCGTCGGCCTGGCGGCGAACCAGGTCGGCGTGGACCTGCAGCTGTTCGTGTTCGACTGCCCCGACAAGGAGGGCAAGCGCGTCCAGGGCGTCGTGTGCAATCCGACGCTGGAGGTCCCGGAGGGCAAGGACCGCAACCTGGACGAAGGCGACGAGGGCTGCCTGTCGCTGCCGGGTGCGTTCACCAAGTGCGCCCGCCCGGACTTCGCCAAGGTCACCGGCGTCGACCAGCACGGCAAGCCGGTCAGCTTCGAGGGCGACGGCCTGCTCGCCCGCTGCCTGCAGCACGAGACCGACCACACGCAGGGCATGGTCTTCGGCGACCGCCTCTCCCGCAAGTACAAGAAGCGCCTGTTCGCCGAGGCGGAGGAGTTCGCCCCCGACTACCCGACCGACTGGCCCGTCACCCCGATGGTCGAGCACGAGGACGAGCACGAGGACACCCCGGCCACCTGA